Sequence from the Methanobacterium alkalithermotolerans genome:
AGATAATAATAGTCAAAATAAGCTCTAAAAGAAAATAAAAATTAAAAGGTTATCTACTTCTAATAACCTTTCTCAAGTCATTAATATCAGCCTTAACATTCAAGGGTTCACTGCAGGCGTTAATAGCAGTATCAGGATCTTTTAATACATGTCCTGTTACAATACATACCACCTGTTCTCCCTTATCAATCACGCCATCTTCAACCAGCTTAATAAGGCCAGCTATAGATGCAGCCGAGGCGGGCTCCACACCAATTCCTTCTGTTCGGGCCAGCATTTTCTGGGCACTGAGTATCTCCTCATCACTAACGGTATCAGCACAACCATCCGATTCATAAATAGCCCTTAATGCTTTTAGAGAACTAACCGGGGCACCAATACGTATCGCGGTGGCCACTGTTTCTGGATTTTTAACAGCTTCGATTTCCATCCTATTATCTCGAACGGCATTGACAATAGGGCAGGCTCCTTCGGCCTGAATACCAGTCATCATAGGTCTTTCTTTGATAAAATCAGCCTGGTAAAACTCATTAATCCCTTTCCAGATAGCAGAAATATTACCGGCATTACCTACAGGTAAAATGATTCTATCCGGCGATTCCCAACCCAGATCATCCACTATTTCAAAACCAATTGATTTTTGACCTTCTAAACGGAAAGGGTTAATGGAATTAAGTAAGTATAGTTCTCCTTCCAGGGCCAGGGCCGTTACCGCTTCTAATGCCTCATCAAAATTTCCTTCAACAGAAAGTACCTGAGCTCCATGAAACATGGCCTGGGCTAATTTTCCTAAAGCTACTTTACCTGAAGGGAGTAACACTACGCATTTTACTCCTGCCCGGGCAGCATAGGCAGCCAGTGAAGCAGAAGTATTGCCTGTGGAGGCACATCCTACGGTATCCACCCCCAGTTCCATGGCCTTGGTTATTCCTACACTCATACCCCTGTCTTTAAAACTTCCTGTGGGATTTGAACCTTCAACTTTAACATAG
This genomic interval carries:
- the thrC gene encoding threonine synthase — encoded protein: MIKCISCGQEYNLNEIIYTCKECGSILEVIINPDVSRDVFACRKNTMWKYKEFMPVDESRIVSLEEGGTPFIGCHKLGSDLGIDLYVKVEGSNPTGSFKDRGMSVGITKAMELGVDTVGCASTGNTSASLAAYAARAGVKCVVLLPSGKVALGKLAQAMFHGAQVLSVEGNFDEALEAVTALALEGELYLLNSINPFRLEGQKSIGFEIVDDLGWESPDRIILPVGNAGNISAIWKGINEFYQADFIKERPMMTGIQAEGACPIVNAVRDNRMEIEAVKNPETVATAIRIGAPVSSLKALRAIYESDGCADTVSDEEILSAQKMLARTEGIGVEPASAASIAGLIKLVEDGVIDKGEQVVCIVTGHVLKDPDTAINACSEPLNVKADINDLRKVIRSR